Proteins encoded within one genomic window of Chloroflexota bacterium:
- the ispH gene encoding 4-hydroxy-3-methylbut-2-enyl diphosphate reductase: MGSVTGITIAKRTGFCYGVREAIDRAKESSAAGRTTSTLGQVVHNEGVIAELEALGIRTVDSLDDVDHGAAVVIRAHGVRPGVMERAAARGLDVIDGTCTWVIQEQRELVRLVEEGYTIVLLGTPKHPEVVGLLGFAPDAIVVDEEDDWARIPRRKKMALISQSTQPPWKFEKLAAYMVGRSHELKIVNTVCPVTIRRQEDTLETAGAVDLMVVVGGRSSANTKELTRLCGIVGTPAIQVEGVRDLDDPAPFVGARIVGITGGTSTPIEDLRAVARRVLELAGTPDVIAHADELALAALAAAATPAGRTTSLPSATAGAA; the protein is encoded by the coding sequence ATGGGCAGCGTCACCGGGATCACGATCGCGAAGCGGACCGGCTTCTGTTACGGCGTCCGTGAGGCGATCGACCGGGCCAAGGAGTCCTCGGCGGCCGGCCGGACCACGTCGACCCTCGGCCAGGTGGTCCACAACGAAGGGGTCATCGCCGAGCTCGAGGCGCTCGGGATTCGGACCGTCGATTCGCTCGACGACGTCGATCACGGCGCGGCGGTCGTCATCCGCGCGCATGGGGTGCGACCCGGGGTGATGGAGCGGGCTGCCGCGCGCGGCCTCGACGTCATCGACGGCACCTGCACCTGGGTCATCCAGGAGCAGCGCGAGCTCGTCCGCCTCGTCGAGGAGGGCTACACGATCGTCCTGCTCGGCACGCCGAAGCACCCCGAGGTCGTCGGCCTCCTCGGCTTCGCGCCGGACGCGATCGTCGTGGACGAGGAGGACGACTGGGCGCGGATCCCCCGGCGCAAGAAGATGGCGCTCATCAGCCAGAGCACCCAGCCGCCGTGGAAGTTCGAGAAGCTCGCCGCCTACATGGTCGGCCGCAGCCACGAGCTGAAGATCGTCAACACCGTCTGCCCGGTGACGATCCGGCGCCAGGAGGACACGCTCGAGACCGCCGGGGCGGTCGACCTCATGGTCGTCGTCGGCGGGCGGAGCAGCGCGAACACCAAGGAGCTGACGCGACTCTGCGGCATCGTCGGCACGCCGGCGATCCAGGTCGAAGGCGTCCGCGATCTCGACGACCCGGCACCGTTCGTCGGCGCCCGGATCGTCGGCATCACCGGTGGGACGAGCACCCCGATCGAGGACCTCCGCGCCGTCGCCCGGCGGGTCCTCGAGCTCGCCGGCACGCCAGACGTGATCGCCCATGCGGACGAGCTCGCCCTCGCGGCCCTCGCCGCGGCGGCGACCCCTGCCGGCCGGACCACCTCGCTCCCGAGCGCCACCGCCGGCGCGGCATAG
- a CDS encoding DUF4395 domain-containing protein, with the protein MSIPARTPIRLIDPRGQRFGAGASAIVLVASIAAGLPLVVAGVAVALGVSSAFGTRRFLFSRPWLFVRSGLRLGPPAVLEPEVGPRFAQALGTATLAIGLLGLAAGSSLGWIPVGIVVALQATLAVTGFCLGCRIYGLQWWLPAQFDRFVLRRSS; encoded by the coding sequence GTGTCCATCCCTGCCCGGACCCCCATCAGGCTCATCGATCCGCGCGGCCAGCGCTTCGGCGCGGGCGCGTCCGCGATCGTCCTCGTCGCATCCATCGCGGCCGGCCTTCCCCTCGTCGTCGCGGGCGTGGCTGTCGCGCTCGGCGTGAGTTCCGCGTTCGGCACGCGCCGCTTCCTCTTCAGCCGGCCGTGGCTGTTCGTCAGATCCGGCCTCCGGCTCGGGCCTCCCGCCGTCCTGGAACCGGAGGTCGGGCCGCGGTTCGCCCAGGCCCTCGGGACGGCGACCCTCGCCATCGGCCTGCTGGGCCTCGCGGCGGGATCGTCGCTCGGATGGATCCCGGTCGGGATCGTCGTCGCCCTGCAGGCGACGCTCGCCGTCACCGGCTTCTGCCTCGGCTGCCGGATCTACGGGCTCCAGTGGTGGCTGCCGGCCCAGTTCGACCGCTTCGTTCTTCGTCGCTCGTCCTGA
- a CDS encoding proline dehydrogenase family protein, which translates to MGLWQRAMIALARNEPLTMFMHRRSALSALARRFVGGDNLAEAIQTAADLRQRGRLCSLFYLGEYVDDPATVARTMNELKAAVYELARARLDVHVSVDPTAVGLMIDEATCRANVFELGRAVAATGGATDVQRRYLMLDMEDSSATDATIGLYADLRAASLPAAITLQAYLHRYEADVRRCVTPGGAVRLVKGALGEPPRLASTRRPEIGRRYLRAAGLMLAPEAREAGFYPIFATHDVRLIREIRAAARRNGWPAGGYEFEMLYGVRPPLQDALVERGERLRLYLPFGSSWWPYAIRRVGETPRNAGLLLRAVLASA; encoded by the coding sequence ATGGGACTCTGGCAGCGCGCGATGATCGCGCTGGCACGAAACGAGCCATTGACCATGTTCATGCACCGTCGTTCCGCGCTGTCCGCGCTCGCCCGGCGCTTCGTCGGCGGCGACAACCTCGCCGAGGCGATCCAGACGGCGGCAGACCTGCGGCAACGCGGCCGCCTCTGCTCCCTCTTCTACCTCGGCGAATACGTCGACGACCCTGCCACCGTCGCCCGGACGATGAACGAGCTGAAGGCGGCGGTGTACGAACTCGCCCGGGCGAGGCTCGATGTCCATGTCTCGGTTGATCCAACCGCTGTGGGCTTGATGATCGACGAGGCGACCTGCCGGGCGAACGTGTTCGAGCTCGGTCGCGCCGTTGCCGCAACAGGCGGTGCGACGGACGTGCAACGGCGCTACCTGATGCTCGACATGGAGGATTCGTCGGCGACCGACGCGACCATCGGGCTGTACGCGGATCTGCGGGCCGCTTCGCTGCCGGCGGCCATCACGCTCCAGGCATATCTGCATCGCTACGAGGCCGACGTGCGCCGCTGCGTGACTCCCGGCGGAGCGGTTCGCCTCGTCAAGGGCGCCCTGGGCGAGCCGCCACGGCTCGCCTCGACGCGCAGGCCGGAGATCGGTCGCCGGTATCTGCGGGCGGCGGGCTTGATGCTCGCGCCCGAAGCGCGCGAGGCAGGCTTCTATCCGATCTTTGCCACCCACGATGTGCGACTGATCCGAGAGATCCGGGCGGCAGCGAGGCGAAACGGATGGCCTGCCGGCGGTTACGAGTTCGAGATGCTGTACGGCGTGCGGCCGCCGCTGCAGGACGCGCTCGTGGAGCGGGGTGAGCGGCTCCGACTCTACCTGCCGTTCGGCAGCTCGTGGTGGCCCTACGCGATCCGACGGGTCGGCGAAACGCCGCGGAACGCCGGGCTCCTGCTCCGAGCGGTCCTCGCGTCCGCGTGA
- a CDS encoding twin-arginine translocase TatA/TatE family subunit yields MGALSPIHLVIILVVALLILGPGKLPETGAALGKSIREFRDAIGGRGSDTGTAGPGDPPAAS; encoded by the coding sequence GTGGGTGCCCTGTCACCGATCCATCTCGTGATCATCCTCGTCGTCGCGCTCCTCATCCTCGGACCCGGCAAGCTTCCGGAGACCGGAGCGGCGCTCGGGAAGAGCATCCGCGAGTTCCGCGACGCGATCGGCGGCCGGGGTTCGGACACCGGGACCGCTGGACCGGGGGATCCGCCCGCCGCCTCCTGA
- the cmk gene encoding (d)CMP kinase, translated as MDAERLGGLVVALDGPASSGKSSVGAAAAEALGYRFIDTGLLYRALTWLALHRGIPLADGSALVPLIPEIELALDGAGRHARVVVGGIDRTAAVQTARVDRSVSEVARTPEVRAAFLPVQRGLASRGGIVVAGRDIGTVVLPSADVKLFLDASVEERARRRAAERGEPPEGPAAERILDELRRRDEVDRNRSVAPLRAATDARHVVTDGNSFEETVATVISAIRSFADGRTTVAP; from the coding sequence ATGGATGCGGAGCGGCTCGGAGGGCTCGTCGTGGCGCTCGATGGGCCGGCCTCATCGGGCAAGAGCAGCGTCGGCGCGGCCGCGGCGGAGGCACTCGGCTATCGGTTCATCGACACCGGTCTCCTCTACCGCGCCCTGACGTGGCTTGCCCTCCATCGAGGGATCCCACTCGCCGACGGGAGCGCCCTCGTGCCGCTCATTCCGGAGATCGAGCTCGCGCTCGACGGCGCCGGTCGGCACGCACGCGTCGTCGTCGGCGGGATCGACCGAACGGCGGCGGTCCAGACGGCGCGGGTGGATCGCAGCGTGTCAGAAGTGGCCCGGACGCCGGAGGTTCGGGCGGCGTTCCTTCCCGTCCAGCGCGGACTCGCGTCGCGCGGCGGCATCGTCGTCGCCGGTCGCGACATCGGGACGGTCGTGCTGCCGTCCGCGGACGTCAAGCTGTTCCTCGACGCCTCCGTCGAGGAGCGGGCCAGGCGACGGGCGGCGGAGCGCGGCGAGCCACCGGAAGGACCCGCCGCGGAACGGATCCTCGACGAGCTGCGGCGCCGGGACGAGGTCGACCGGAACCGGTCGGTCGCCCCGTTGCGCGCGGCCACCGACGCCCGCCACGTCGTGACGGACGGGAACTCGTTCGAGGAGACCGTCGCCACGGTCATCAGCGCGATCCGATCCTTCGCGGACGGCCGGACGACGGTCGCGCCGTGA
- a CDS encoding site-2 protease family protein, producing the protein MSGSRILAIARIAGVEIRVHVSWVLVIAVVTLGAAAQPTAFPAAWPDAARLAAGGVLAALFFASIVLHELAHAIVARRRGLPVDSITIVFFGGVTTIEDAARDPRDELAVAASGPLVSTVVGAIVLAFGVLLGPSSSVIGLGAAVVGSVNLFLGILNLVPALPLDGGRILHAVLWQAAGDAATAGRRTARVGRLIGAAALGLGILISLVGDAWTGLVVLVSGWFIVQGSRVTERRLAIEALLAGVRVGEVMERDLTSVGPTLTVDTFADQLLADGERTSVPVVDGDGLVGVIGVVQLRRITRRRWADLRASDLMIAPPTLPALAADDAAWVAMELLRRSGLDGIPVMAGRTLVGLFTRRAVVNAIRDRATSQAATR; encoded by the coding sequence GTGAGCGGCAGCCGCATCCTCGCGATCGCCCGGATCGCCGGCGTGGAGATCCGGGTCCACGTGAGCTGGGTCCTCGTGATCGCCGTCGTCACCCTCGGCGCGGCGGCTCAGCCGACGGCGTTCCCGGCCGCCTGGCCGGATGCGGCGCGTCTCGCGGCCGGGGGCGTCCTCGCCGCCCTGTTCTTCGCCTCGATCGTGCTCCACGAGCTCGCCCATGCGATCGTCGCACGCCGCCGGGGGCTCCCGGTGGACTCGATCACGATCGTCTTCTTCGGCGGCGTCACGACGATCGAGGACGCGGCCCGCGATCCCCGCGACGAGCTCGCCGTCGCCGCCAGCGGACCGCTCGTGAGCACGGTCGTCGGCGCGATCGTCCTCGCCTTCGGCGTCCTCCTCGGTCCGTCGAGCTCGGTGATCGGTCTCGGCGCGGCCGTCGTCGGCTCGGTGAACCTCTTCCTCGGCATCCTCAACCTCGTCCCCGCGTTGCCGCTCGACGGCGGCCGGATCCTCCACGCCGTCCTCTGGCAGGCCGCGGGCGACGCGGCGACCGCGGGACGGCGGACGGCGCGCGTCGGACGACTCATCGGCGCAGCGGCGCTCGGCCTGGGGATCCTCATCAGCCTCGTCGGCGATGCGTGGACCGGGCTGGTCGTGCTCGTGAGCGGGTGGTTCATCGTCCAGGGTTCACGGGTCACGGAGCGGCGACTCGCGATCGAGGCGCTCCTCGCCGGGGTCCGGGTCGGCGAGGTGATGGAGCGCGACCTCACGAGCGTGGGACCGACGCTCACCGTCGACACGTTCGCCGACCAGCTCCTCGCCGACGGCGAGCGGACGAGCGTCCCCGTCGTCGACGGCGACGGCCTCGTCGGGGTGATCGGCGTCGTCCAGCTGCGCCGGATCACCCGCCGCCGGTGGGCCGACCTGCGCGCGTCGGACCTGATGATCGCACCGCCGACCCTGCCCGCCCTCGCCGCGGACGATGCGGCGTGGGTGGCGATGGAGCTCCTCCGCCGCTCGGGCCTCGACGGGATCCCGGTCATGGCGGGACGGACCCTCGTCGGGCTCTTCACCCGGCGCGCGGTCGTCAATGCGATCCGCGACCGCGCGACGAGCCAGGCAGCCACTCGATGA
- a CDS encoding amino acid decarboxylase translates to MTSDGTRPGAPASWTDGTGDMDPASFRAAAHAVVDLMADYLAGVERYPVFPSIEPGTLAPLFPPAAPDAPEPIEAILDDYRRLVEPNATHWQHPGFLAYFATTASGPGILGEMLTAALGQNPMLWRTSPIGTELEEVVVRWLRDALGLPATFDGLLTDTASTSTLIGLAGARQAAGLDVAAAGLAGRSEVPALRVYASREAHSSIEKALMTLGLGRASLERIPTDAGYAMDVEALERAIALDRGGGRRPIAVVATIGTTSSTAIDPVAAIAAVAEREGLWLHVDAAYAGPIALIPDRRGPFAGWERADSIVVNPHKWLFTPLDASLLLSRRMDVLRDAFSLVPEYLRTLDRTNAVHDYNEYTPQLGRRFRALKLWMLLRAFGLDGLRRRLIAHCELAAAFAGWIDAEPGWERLAPVPFSTVCFRHVPEARDGVAADGGDGGGGHVALDAHNAALMDAVNRSGEVFLSHTRLDGRFTIRLAIGNVRTEERHVRRAWDLLRREAARLTAAAR, encoded by the coding sequence ATGACGAGCGACGGCACCCGGCCCGGCGCGCCTGCCTCCTGGACGGACGGGACCGGCGACATGGACCCGGCGTCGTTCCGCGCCGCCGCTCACGCGGTGGTCGATCTCATGGCGGACTACCTCGCCGGCGTCGAGCGCTATCCCGTCTTCCCGTCGATCGAGCCGGGAACGCTCGCACCGCTCTTCCCGCCGGCCGCGCCCGACGCGCCGGAGCCGATCGAGGCGATCCTCGACGACTACCGCCGGCTCGTCGAGCCGAACGCGACGCACTGGCAGCACCCCGGATTCCTCGCTTACTTCGCGACGACCGCGTCCGGGCCGGGGATCCTCGGGGAGATGCTCACCGCGGCCCTCGGCCAGAACCCGATGCTGTGGCGGACCTCGCCGATCGGCACGGAGCTCGAGGAAGTCGTCGTCCGCTGGCTGCGCGACGCGCTCGGCCTCCCGGCCACGTTCGACGGCCTCCTCACGGACACCGCATCCACTTCCACGCTCATCGGCCTTGCCGGTGCCCGCCAGGCGGCCGGCCTCGACGTCGCCGCGGCGGGACTCGCCGGTCGGAGCGAGGTGCCCGCGCTCCGTGTCTATGCGTCACGGGAGGCGCATTCGTCCATCGAGAAGGCACTGATGACCCTCGGCCTCGGCCGGGCCAGCCTCGAGCGGATCCCGACGGACGCCGGATATGCGATGGACGTCGAGGCGCTCGAGCGGGCGATCGCCCTGGATCGCGGCGGTGGGCGCCGTCCCATCGCCGTCGTCGCCACGATCGGGACCACCTCGTCGACCGCCATCGATCCCGTCGCCGCGATCGCCGCGGTGGCCGAGCGCGAAGGGCTGTGGCTCCATGTCGACGCGGCGTATGCCGGTCCGATCGCCCTGATCCCCGATCGCCGCGGCCCGTTCGCCGGCTGGGAGCGCGCCGACTCGATCGTCGTGAACCCGCACAAGTGGCTGTTCACGCCGCTCGACGCCTCGCTTCTCCTCAGCCGCCGGATGGACGTCCTCCGCGACGCGTTCAGCCTCGTCCCGGAATACCTGCGCACGCTCGACCGGACGAACGCGGTCCACGACTACAACGAGTACACCCCGCAGCTCGGTCGCCGCTTCCGGGCGCTCAAGCTCTGGATGCTCCTCCGCGCCTTCGGACTCGACGGGCTGCGCCGCCGGCTCATCGCGCACTGCGAGCTCGCGGCGGCTTTCGCGGGCTGGATCGATGCCGAGCCGGGATGGGAGCGTCTCGCTCCCGTCCCGTTCTCGACGGTCTGCTTCCGGCACGTGCCGGAAGCGCGTGACGGCGTTGCGGCGGACGGCGGCGACGGCGGCGGCGGTCACGTCGCGCTCGATGCGCACAACGCGGCGCTCATGGATGCGGTGAACCGCAGCGGCGAGGTGTTCCTGTCCCACACCCGGCTCGACGGACGCTTCACGATCCGCCTCGCGATCGGCAACGTCCGGACGGAGGAACGGCACGTCCGCCGGGCGTGGGATCTGCTCCGCCGGGAGGCCGCGAGGCTCACCGCGGCAGCGCGCTAG
- a CDS encoding 1-acyl-sn-glycerol-3-phosphate acyltransferase, which translates to MSRSTGEGAGRPAGRSADRLPDHLTPFISGTAFVARTALRCLTRVRVDGDLSGIPPEGPLIIAANHLSNADGVLVGGWLTPALGRRIHWLGKREMVEWPLLGRLARAGSIHPVDRGSADVEAFRLAQRILAEGHVLLVFPEGTRSPDGALHEAKDGLALLALRSAAPILPVGISGTDRFWPKGRFLRPGGRIALRVGEVFRLADVLPADADRRTAKRLATEAVMTRIAALVAPRHRGVYGVRVEEPGRSGT; encoded by the coding sequence GTGAGCCGCTCCACGGGGGAGGGCGCCGGCCGACCAGCGGGCCGCTCCGCCGACCGGCTCCCCGACCACCTCACCCCGTTCATCAGCGGGACGGCCTTCGTCGCCCGCACCGCCCTGCGCTGCCTCACCCGGGTCCGCGTCGATGGCGACCTCTCCGGGATCCCGCCGGAGGGACCGCTCATCATCGCGGCGAACCATCTCTCGAACGCGGACGGCGTCCTCGTCGGCGGCTGGCTCACGCCCGCGCTCGGACGGCGCATCCACTGGCTCGGCAAGCGCGAGATGGTCGAGTGGCCGCTCCTCGGGCGACTTGCCCGGGCGGGTTCGATCCATCCCGTCGACCGGGGGTCAGCGGACGTCGAGGCGTTCCGCCTCGCGCAACGGATCCTCGCCGAGGGCCATGTCCTCCTCGTCTTTCCCGAGGGGACGCGAAGCCCGGACGGAGCGCTCCATGAGGCGAAGGACGGCCTCGCCCTGCTCGCCCTCCGCTCGGCGGCACCGATCCTGCCGGTGGGGATCTCCGGCACGGACCGGTTCTGGCCCAAGGGTCGCTTCCTCCGGCCCGGCGGGCGGATCGCCCTGCGGGTGGGTGAAGTCTTCCGGCTCGCGGACGTCCTTCCGGCGGACGCCGACCGGCGGACCGCCAAGCGGCTCGCGACGGAGGCCGTCATGACCCGCATCGCGGCCCTCGTCGCGCCCCGTCATCGGGGCGTCTACGGCGTCCGGGTGGAGGAGCCCGGGCGGTCGGGAACCTGA
- the der gene encoding ribosome biogenesis GTPase Der → MAALPIVAIVGRPNVGKSTLFNRILGARTAIVEDRARTTRDRLYGDAEWNGRRFIVVDTGGLEADPGDPIEAKVQEQARLAIAEADVIVFVVDAATGLAPADVDTADLLRRATAPVLVAINKADNERRELEGAEFYALGWDETYPISAAHGRGTGDLLDAVVWALPPETPEELARKSREAEADRWARDVAAGHLEPILAEGPDGATPMVDDDGDDVGGDEIEARRWDAAMAADADSGPAAIALVGRPNVGKSSLLNALLGEDRAIVTDIPGTTRDAIDTRLAWGRSEVVLIDTAGMRRRGKVATGSATDRYSTLRALRAIGRADVAILVIDAVEGITAQDAHVAGYVVEEGKGLVVAVNKWDLVADKTDKTFEQYVEWIHHEAPFLDFAPILSISAKTGQRVGRVLEAAVDVWGERRRRVPTAELNRLVAAASDRQLPPVVKGRRPKIFYATQAAVAPPTFVFFANDAASVHFSYRRYLENRLRDAFGFLGTPVRLVFRDRSSVKLPRRRPARAPGRRAAGGRPTPGRLPSPRDTGRADR, encoded by the coding sequence ATGGCCGCCCTGCCGATCGTCGCCATCGTCGGCCGCCCGAACGTGGGCAAGAGCACGCTCTTCAACCGGATCCTCGGCGCACGGACGGCGATCGTCGAGGATCGGGCGCGGACGACACGCGACCGGCTGTACGGTGACGCCGAATGGAACGGTCGGCGGTTCATCGTCGTCGACACCGGGGGCCTCGAGGCGGACCCGGGCGACCCGATCGAAGCGAAGGTCCAGGAGCAGGCCCGTCTCGCGATCGCCGAGGCGGACGTCATCGTGTTCGTCGTGGATGCCGCGACCGGGCTAGCCCCGGCCGATGTCGACACCGCCGACCTTCTTCGCCGGGCGACGGCGCCCGTCCTCGTCGCGATCAACAAGGCGGACAACGAGCGTCGCGAGCTCGAGGGCGCGGAGTTCTACGCGCTCGGCTGGGACGAGACCTATCCGATCAGCGCCGCGCACGGCCGGGGGACCGGCGACCTCCTCGACGCCGTCGTCTGGGCACTCCCGCCGGAGACGCCGGAGGAGCTCGCCCGGAAGTCCCGCGAGGCGGAGGCGGATCGGTGGGCGCGGGACGTCGCGGCGGGCCACCTCGAACCGATCCTCGCCGAGGGGCCCGACGGTGCGACGCCGATGGTGGACGACGATGGAGACGACGTCGGCGGCGACGAGATCGAGGCCCGTCGCTGGGACGCCGCGATGGCTGCCGACGCCGATTCGGGTCCCGCCGCGATCGCCCTCGTCGGGCGCCCGAACGTCGGCAAGTCGAGTCTCCTCAACGCCCTGCTCGGGGAGGACCGGGCGATCGTCACCGACATCCCGGGCACGACGCGGGATGCCATCGACACCCGCCTCGCCTGGGGTCGGAGCGAAGTCGTCCTCATCGACACGGCCGGGATGCGCCGCCGTGGCAAGGTGGCCACGGGGTCGGCGACGGATCGCTATTCGACGCTGCGCGCGCTGCGGGCGATCGGCCGGGCGGACGTCGCGATCCTCGTCATCGATGCGGTCGAGGGGATCACCGCCCAGGACGCCCACGTGGCGGGGTACGTCGTCGAGGAGGGCAAGGGCCTCGTCGTCGCGGTGAACAAGTGGGATCTCGTCGCGGACAAGACGGACAAGACGTTCGAGCAGTATGTCGAGTGGATCCATCACGAGGCGCCATTCCTCGACTTCGCGCCCATCCTCAGCATCAGTGCGAAGACCGGCCAGCGAGTCGGCCGCGTCCTCGAGGCCGCCGTGGACGTCTGGGGCGAGCGCCGTCGTCGGGTGCCGACAGCCGAGCTCAACCGGCTCGTCGCCGCCGCGTCGGATCGCCAGCTCCCGCCGGTCGTCAAGGGTCGACGACCGAAGATCTTCTACGCGACGCAGGCCGCCGTGGCGCCGCCGACGTTCGTCTTCTTCGCGAACGACGCGGCGTCGGTTCACTTCAGCTACCGCCGCTACCTCGAGAACCGCCTGCGCGACGCCTTCGGCTTCCTCGGCACTCCCGTGCGCCTCGTGTTCCGCGACCGAAGCTCGGTGAAGCTGCCGCGTCGTCGGCCCGCACGCGCTCCCGGACGACGCGCAGCCGGCGGTCGGCCGACGCCCGGCCGCTTACCGTCTCCCCGCGATACCGGTCGCGCGGACCGCTGA
- a CDS encoding DUF1461 domain-containing protein gives MNVLATRIGSVVIGLATIVVAVGVAVAVLFNPIWVSFEQGRADAAAWTGFTPAELRTVTDSILSELYVGPGDFAVSVGGVAVLDAREQAHMRDVRAVFVEFGAVVIGSLAVLLVGRVATRGRASYWRAVRAGASVLVIAVVALGVLAVVAFDALFEVFHRLFFAGGSYTFDPRTERLVQLFPDRFWFETSIALGAVLLGIGLLARWYAGRRIAAFGPGGAAALRARSGDRPVAVG, from the coding sequence GTGAATGTCCTCGCGACCCGCATCGGGTCCGTCGTCATCGGCCTCGCGACGATCGTCGTCGCGGTCGGCGTGGCCGTCGCCGTCCTCTTCAATCCGATCTGGGTATCGTTCGAACAGGGTCGCGCGGACGCTGCGGCATGGACCGGCTTCACGCCCGCGGAGCTGCGGACGGTCACGGACTCGATCCTCTCCGAGCTGTACGTGGGGCCGGGAGACTTCGCCGTCAGCGTCGGCGGGGTGGCGGTCCTCGACGCCCGGGAACAGGCCCACATGCGCGATGTGCGGGCGGTGTTCGTCGAGTTCGGAGCGGTGGTCATCGGCTCGTTGGCGGTCCTGCTCGTGGGTCGTGTCGCGACCCGCGGCAGAGCGTCGTACTGGCGAGCGGTGCGGGCCGGCGCGTCGGTCCTCGTCATCGCGGTCGTCGCCCTCGGCGTCCTCGCCGTCGTCGCATTCGATGCGCTCTTCGAGGTGTTCCACCGTCTCTTCTTCGCCGGCGGCTCGTACACCTTCGATCCGCGGACGGAGCGGCTCGTCCAGCTGTTCCCGGATCGGTTCTGGTTCGAAACCTCGATCGCCCTCGGGGCTGTCCTCCTCGGGATCGGCCTGCTCGCCCGCTGGTATGCCGGCCGTCGGATCGCCGCGTTCGGTCCAGGGGGTGCGGCGGCGCTCCGTGCCCGGAGCGGCGATCGTCCGGTGGCCGTCGGGTGA
- a CDS encoding DUF4332 domain-containing protein: protein MPPIAELSRIEPVYLGRLEKEGVFTTGILLEVSETPTRRQSLADHTGASILEVLTWRDEALLLNLAAFGPAEHVLLAQAGFRGLDAVLRVDLARFQERVLRAARDLRAEPPTELTMTGWWEQARTLETPPEEETLPTVDAGGIVLRFVLGLAIGVGTATVAAALAPADSALGAIAVIVAIGAIGGAVAGVALSGVGGFLGLLAGSALVFALLLGRGVLVALPNTPLWTDQGISFTLGLGAGPPAVIAGWLVGRVGARRRTAPPLATVGHRTA from the coding sequence GTGCCGCCGATCGCCGAGCTGAGCCGCATCGAGCCCGTCTACCTCGGCCGTCTCGAGAAGGAGGGCGTGTTCACGACGGGCATCCTCCTCGAGGTCTCGGAGACGCCGACGCGCCGGCAATCCCTCGCCGACCACACGGGGGCCTCCATCCTCGAGGTGCTCACCTGGCGCGACGAGGCACTCCTCCTCAACCTCGCCGCGTTCGGTCCGGCCGAGCATGTCCTCCTCGCGCAGGCCGGATTCCGGGGGCTCGATGCCGTCCTCCGGGTCGACCTGGCAAGGTTCCAGGAACGGGTGCTGCGCGCGGCCCGGGATCTCAGGGCGGAGCCTCCGACCGAGCTCACGATGACGGGCTGGTGGGAGCAGGCGCGGACACTCGAGACGCCGCCGGAGGAGGAGACGCTGCCAACCGTCGATGCCGGCGGGATCGTCCTTCGCTTCGTGCTCGGTCTGGCCATCGGCGTCGGGACGGCGACCGTCGCCGCGGCGCTCGCCCCGGCCGACTCGGCGCTCGGCGCGATCGCCGTCATCGTCGCGATCGGCGCGATCGGCGGAGCCGTCGCCGGGGTCGCCCTGTCCGGCGTCGGCGGGTTCCTCGGCCTGCTCGCTGGATCGGCCCTCGTCTTCGCGCTCCTGCTCGGACGGGGAGTCCTCGTGGCGCTGCCGAACACGCCGCTCTGGACGGACCAGGGGATCTCGTTCACGCTCGGCCTCGGAGCCGGGCCGCCGGCGGTGATCGCCGGCTGGCTCGTCGGGCGAGTGGGTGCCCGACGGCGGACGGCACCGCCGCTCGCGACGGTGGGCCATCGGACCGCCTGA